From the Colletotrichum lupini chromosome 10, complete sequence genome, one window contains:
- a CDS encoding O-methylsterigmatocystin oxidoreductase, whose protein sequence is MMFRFPFALALRRKQVDSRRRTPNQRKLPPGPKPLPLLGNIRDFPPEGTPEHLHWLKHKDLYGLISSVTVMGMTLIIVHDKNMAHELLDQNASKTSGRPSMVMANKLCGYESIVLCQGYTPMFRRYRKFLHQELGTKVSASQFRSVQECEVGRQLIRSLERPESLLEHYKTTAAATVLQMAYGYTIEPHKSDALIELIEKMMTEFSLAASPMAWLVDIIPVLQHLPESFPGVSFKKTAREWRKSIQASAYIPYEFVQQQLSCFSNRPSYVSKLSQQLAQEKNGELSKEDEKAVIWSAASLYGAAADTTVITLSTFAFAMLEFPDVQRKAQAEIDRVVGSGRLPTFEDRDKLPYVDALVKETARWWPIVPMSFPHTTTEEFEYEGYRIPKDAFVLPAVWWFLHDPDVYINPESFDPDRFLPPRNEADPTTEVFGYGRRICPGRFFADSSLFINMAQTLAAFTIAKALDKNGEEIEVDVRPKPGILTYPTAFKVRVIPRSKEHAELVRQAGRKYPYEASDAPLLQHPDSFQVRY, encoded by the exons ATGATGTTCAGGTTTCCCTTCGCACTGGCTTTGCGCAGGAAGCAAGTTGACAG CCGCAGGCGGACACCGAACCAACGAAAACTTCCTCCGGGGCCAAAGCCACTCCCTTTGCTGGGTAACATCCGAGATTTCCCTCCTGAGGGCACACCGGAGCATCTACACTGGCTCAAGCATAAGGATTTGTATGGACTAATCAGTTCGGTAACGGTTATGGGGATGACTCTCATCATCGTCCACGACAAGAACATGGCGCATGAATTGCTAGACCAAAATGCAAGTAAGACGTCAGGTCGACCCTCGATGGTCATGGCCAATAAGCTTTGCGGCTACGAATCAATCGTTCTTTGTCAAGGCTATACGCCCATGTTTCGACGGTATCGCAAGTTTCTTCACCAAGAGCTCGGTACCAAGGTCTCTGCGTCGCAGTTCCGTAGCGTTCAGGAGTGCGAAGTAGGCCGACAATTGATACGGTCCCTGGAGAGACCCGAGAGCCTCCTAGAGCATTACAAGAC TACTGCCGCTGCCACCGTTCTCCAAATGGCTTATGGCTACACCATAGAGCCCCATAAATCGGACGCGCTCATAGAGCTCATTGAAAAGATGATGACTGAGTTCTCTCTCGCCGCAAGTCCCATGGCTTGGCTCGTAGATATCATTCCTGTTCTCCAACACCTTCCTGAAAGTTTCCCGGGTGTCTCTTTCAAAAAGACTGCTAGGGAATGGCGCAAATCAATTCAAGCGTCGGCCTATATCCCGTACGAGTTCGTTCAACAACAGCTGTCCTGTTTCTCAAATAGACCATCTTATGTTTCGAAACTATCTCAACAGCTGGCACAAGAAAAGAACGGCGAGTTGAGCAAAGAAGATGAAAAGGCTGTCATCTGGTCAGCGGCGAGTCTTTACGGTGCGGCTGCGGATACGACTGTCATCACTCTCAGCACTTTTGCGTTTGCCATGCTAGAGTTCCCTGACGTTCAGCGCAAAGCACAGGCGGAAATTGATCGGGTGGTTGGCTCTGGCCGCCTTCCGACCTTCGAAGACCGCGACAAACTGCCGTATGTGGATGCTTTGGTCAAGGAGACTGCCAGGTGGTGGCCCATTGTTCCCATGAGCTTTCCTCATACAACGACGGAAGAATTTGAGTACGAAGGGTATCGAATTCCTAAAGACGCCTTTGTTCTCCCGGCTGTTTGGTGGTTTCTTCACGACCCAGATGTTTACATCAACCCAGAATCATTCGATCCTGACCGCTTTCTTCCCCCACGGAATGAAGCTGATCCCACGACAGAGGTCTTTGGGTACGGCCGCAGGATATGTCCTGGACGTTTCTTTGCCGACTCaagcctctttattaacatGGCCCAAACACTCGCCGCTTTCACGATCGCTAAGGCATTGGATAAAAATGGCGAGGAAATTGAGGTCGATGTGAGACCGAAGCCGGGGATCTTGACATATCCCACGGCCTTCAAAGTGAGAGTCATACCTCGCAGTAAGGAGCATGCGGAGTTAGTCAGGCAGGCAGGAAGAAAATATCCATACGAGGCTAGTGATGCCCCCCTTTTGCAGCATCCAGATAGTTTTCAGGTCAGATACTAG
- a CDS encoding fructosyl amino acid oxidase produces the protein MAEPTILIIGGGTFGTSTAYHLSRTYTDPSRVTVVDRWAPSGPEANKAAAIDVNRIIQTNYVRPLYCNLASEAIHPWFWDLNLGHFFHKTGCVTIDEENNQFSDTVRKTLKQRGSDYTTDTAVEDLGKRWKPFKRLETSGLGTAFFNPEAGWCDAALATQSLMTAAKRNGVTTITGEVEQLLLDPFLGRVLGVRMKDGQQLTADRIVLSAGAWTSSLLAPIEAKLRLAPHDRIERQITAVGRVSAYYKLSAEETEHMCEAGMPIIIYKSCGILTPPSRENRIMKINDLQTEFVNRVTISAGHVVSIPAERAQDDVPQKLKDESQKLLNTMMPDFAQEKSPDRWRICWDAKTPTEDWLLCRHPNPKLENLFLAVGGNFDTYKFLPVAGKYMCQILQGKNNGGEKDAAWGWKDEATLMNAKKKELGPKSSTLSLPEFRSFEEGNRSSKL, from the exons ATGGCTGAGCCAACGATTCTCATCATAGGTGGTGGGACATTCGGCACTTCCACGGCCTATCACCTCTCTCGAACCTACACAGACCCCAGTCGCGTGACTGTAGTCGACCGGTGGGCACCGTCTGGCCCTGAAGCAAACAAGGCCGCCGCAATAGACGTTAATCGAATTATCCAAACAAATTACGTGAGACCGCTTTATTGCAACCTTGCTAGCGAAGCTATCCATCCGTGGTTTTGGGATCTTAATCTTGGCCACTTCTTCCACAAAACCGGGTGCGTGACAATCGATGAAGAGAATAATCAATTTTCCGACACCGTGCGAAAGACACTCAAGCAAAGAGGATCTGACTATACCACCGATACCGCTGTTGAAGATCTCGGAAAGCGATGGAAACCTTTCAAGAGACTAGAGACAAGTGGGCTGGGAACGGCATTCTTCAATCCAGAAGCTGGATGGTGCGACGCAGCACTGGCAACCCAAAGCCTAATGACCGCGGCGAAACGAAACGGAGTAACAACGATCACTGGTGAAGTGGAACAGCTGTTGCTTGATCCATTTCTTGGACGGGTACTGGGTGTAAGGATGAAAGACGGCCAGCAATTGACGGCAGACCGAATCGTCTTGTCAGCGGGTGCTTGGACAAGTAGCTTGCTTGCGCCAATAGAAGCTAAGTTGCGTCTCGCACCTCACGACCGGATCGAGCGGCAGATCACAGCAGTTGGCAGGGTCTCGGCTTATTACAAGCTCTCGGCCGAAGAAACCGAACACATGTGCGAAGCCGGGATGCCTATCATCATCTATAAATCTTGCGGGATTCTCACTCCGCCGTCACGAGAAAACCGAATTATGAAGATCAATGACCTTCAGACCGAGTTTGTCAATCGGGTTACCATATCCGCAGGGCATGTTGTATCTATCCCAGCTGAGAGAGCACAGGACGATGTGCCACAGAAGTTGAAAGATGAAAGTCAGAAGCTCTTGAACACCATGATGCCTGACTTTGCGCAAGAGAAGAGCCCAGATCGATGGCGAATATGCTGGGATGCAAAAACTCCTACAGAAGACTGGTTACTCTGCCGGCATCCGAATCCAAAGCTTGAAAACCTCTTTCTGGCCGTCGGAGGTAACTTTGACACATATAA GTTCCTCCCGGTTGCTGGCAAATACATGTGTCAGATCTTGCAAGGGAAGAACAACGGCGGGGAAAAGGACGCCGCCTGGGGCTGGAAAGACGAAGCCACCTTAATGAACGCCAAGAAGAAGGAACTAGGTCCTAAGTCAAGTACTCTGTCATTACCCGAGTTTCGATCGTTTGAAGAAGGAAACCGGTCATCCAAACTTTAG
- a CDS encoding Rieske domain-containing protein translates to MSLFKNYFGLGGSKPAAQDEKTPVRALPASWYTSQEMYELERRAIFSRKWLLTTHRARIPNPGDWVRYDVAGYQFIIVQDRKGNINALHNICRHRAFPVVTKEEGNSYVFSCKYHGWSYGLAGNLAKAPGYQELAGFDKSQNNLFPIHVHVDRNGFIWVNLDAAETPEIAWNDDFLGIDEQERFEHYNFEDYVFDHQWEMEGEWNWKILADNYNECYHCPTAHPDIPSIADLNSYFVNTQNAYIQHFGQPTPEQIAKGFRVAATYFWPNASMNVSPHFFFIQRFVPDGPSKSQMRYEVYRNKNSSDEDFNVISDMYKRIMSEDKYLCANAQKNINAGIFVNGELHPEMEKGPLFFQKTVREIITEHWKKEQQSGSEIWPAQQQVPKTATASQSDSQLCAAIDCCSRGKGRMDDNKKMCLDEAIAF, encoded by the exons ATGTCACTTTTCAAGAACTACTTTGGCCTCGGCGGCTCCAAGCCTGCTGCCCAGGATGAGAAAACCCCTGTCAGAGCCCTTCCTGCCTCCTGGTACACCTCTCAAGAGATGTACGAGCTTGAACGTCGTGCCATCTTCTCCAGAAAATGGCTCCTCACTACACACAGGGCCAGAATCCCCAATCCTGGTGACTGGGTCCGCTACGATGTTGCCGGCTACCAATTCATCATTGTCCAAGACCGAAAAGGAAACATCAACGCCCTGCACAACATTTGCCGGCATCGAGCGTTCCCCGTTGTGACCAAGGAAGAGGGAAACAGCTACGTCTTTTCCTGCAAGTACCATGGCTGGTCCTACGGTCTGGCGGGTAACTTGGCCAAGGCTCCTGGTTACCAGGAGCTTGCGGGCTTCGACAAGTCTCAGAACAACCTGTTCCCCATTCACGTTCACGTCGACCGCAATGGCTTTATCTGGGTCAACCTTGATGCTGCCGAGACGCCCGAGATTGCGTGGAACGATGACTTCCTCGGCATCGATGAGCAGGAGAGATTCGAGCATTACAACTTTGAGGACTACGTCTTTGACCACCAATGGGAGATGGAGGGAGAGTGGAACTGGAAGATCCTGGCCGACAACTACAATGAGTGCTACCACTGCCCGACTGCCCACCCAGATATTCCCTCCATCGCAGACCTCAACTCCTACTTCGTCAACACTCAGAACGCATACATTCAGCACTTTGGTCAGCCCACACCTGAGCAGATCGCCAAGGGCTTCCGTGTCGCTGCTACCTACTTCTGGCCTAACGCCTCTATGAACGTCTC ACCACACTTCTTCTTCATCCAGCGATTCGTTCCCGACGGACCTTCCAAGTCCCAGATGCGCTATGAGGTTTACCGCAACAAGAACTCTAGCGACGAGGACTTCAATGTCATCAGTGACATGTACAAGCGCATCATGTCCGAGGACAAGTACCTCTGCGCCAACGCCCAGAAGAACATTAACGCTGGGATCTTTGTCAACGGCGAGCTCCACCCTGAGATGGAGAAGGGTCCTCTCTTCTTCCAGAAGACGGTGCGCGAGATCATCACCGAGCACTGGAAGAAGGAGCAACAATCCGGCAGCGAGATCTGGCCGGCGCAGCAGCAGGTGCCAAAGACAGCTACGGCGAGTCAGAGTGATTCACAGCTTTGTGCGGCAATCGACTGCTGTAGCAGAGGCAAAGGCAGAATGGACGACAACAAGAAGATGTGTCTTGATGAGGCGATTGCATTTTGA
- a CDS encoding FAD dependent oxidoreductase, which produces MDPSQRVVIIGAGIVGTNIADELVSRGWTNITVVEQGPLAMPGGSTSHAPGLVFQTTGSKTMSSFAKYTVQKLLSIECFNQVGGLEVAETPERLEELKRKHGYASSWGIEANLLTADEVKKIYPLISTDVILGGLHIPTDGLALAARAVQVLIERTRQAGVRYLEHTPVTGIARSQGRVTGVESKNGAIPADLVIACAGLWGVEVGAMIDLPIPLLPVGHQYAKTTPVPAQKGKKLEVNGAQLPILRHQDRDLYYREHGEQYGIGYYGHRPLPVVAASLGETPKHVDEHNMPSRLDFTPDDFKPAWELTKKLLPALAETEIEYGFNGIMSFTPDGGPLVGRAPNLEGFFVAEAVWVTHSAGVARAVAQLLTTGKSEVDLGECDISRFEQIQLAPEYVKEVSTQNFVEVYDILHPLQPHESPRNLRVSPFHSRQKELGAYFLEAGGWERPQWFEANAALVRQLPDKWKPKKRDTWSARYYSDIAAAEAWKTRTAAAMYDLTPIRRLEVSGPGSAKLLQRLTTSNIDTAPGNVTFTLLLDDEGGVLSDIFVARLREDTFQLAVNGPVDFAYLEREARLQVKASPAQFVHVRETTGGTSGIGLWGPRAADIITGISSDNLKDMPHSQVKTAIIAGLPVTVVSLSFVGEPGWEIYTSAENGLRLWDTLWKAGQPHGVIAAGRSAFSALRLETGFRTYGVDVTTEHTPFEAGLDFAVDFGKEGYVGHDAIKRLAKIKVNKQLRCLTINDGSFVVLGKEPVLLDGKAVGYVTNAAFGYTIGKPIAYTYLPSSVEEGDVVEIEYFGRRIEATVTTEPLCKAQVSEQTAIPSPKRIIMKSRL; this is translated from the coding sequence ATGGATCCCTCACAGCGCGTCGTCATTATCGGGGCCGGCATAGTTGGTACCAACATCGCTGATGAGCTGGTCTCGCGGGGGTGGACCAACATCACAGTGGTCGAACAGGGGCCATTGGCCATGCCGGGTGGCTCAACATCTCATGCCCCCGGTCTTGTGTTCCAAACCACGGGTTCCAAGACTATGAGCTCCTTTGCAAAATACACGGTACAAAAGCTGCTCTCAATAGAATGCTTCAACCAAGTCGGCGGCCTTGAAGTGGCAGAAACACCAGAGAGACTCGAAGAACTCAAGAGGAAACACGGTTATGCCTCCTCCTGGGGCATCGAGGCCAATCTGCTCACCGCCGACGAGGTCAAGAAGATTTACCCCCTTATCAGCACAGACGTGATTCTTGGCGGCCTGCACATTCCAACCGATGGTCTTGCATTGGCTGCTCGCGCAGTTCAAGTGCTTATCGAGCGCACTCGGCAAGCCGGTGTCCGTTATCTTGAGCACACCCCGGTCACGGGCATCGCGCGGAGCCAGGGCCGAGTCACAGGCGTCGAGTCGAAGAACGGTGCGATTCCCGCCGATCTCGTCATCGCATGTGCCGGCCTGTGGGGCGTTGAGGTCGGTGCCATGATCGATCTACCGATCCCACTGCTGCCCGTCGGCCACCAGTACGCAAAGACGACCCCCGTGCCAGCACAGAAGGGGAAGAAGCTTGAGGTGAACGGCGCTCAACTACCCATTCTTCGCCACCAGGaccgggatctttactaccGCGAACATGGTGAACAGTATGGTATTGGCTACTACGGCCACCGCCCCCTTCCCGTGGTCGCTGCCTCGCTTGGCGAAACGCCCAAGCATGTCGATGAGCACAATATGCCATCGCGTCTAGACTTTACCCCAGATGACTTCAAGCCGGCATGGGAACTCACTAAGAAACTTCTCCCTGCCCTTGCCGAAACGGAGATCGAATACGGCTTCAACGGCATCATGTCTTTCACTCCAGACGGTGGTCCTCTCGTCGGTAGAGCGCCCAATTTGGAAGGGTTCTTCGTCGCAGAAGCAGTCTGGGTGACACACTCCGCCGGTGTTGCTCGCGCGGTAGCACAGCTTCTGACCACCGGGAAGTCCGAGGTCGATCTCGGAGAGTGCGACATTTCTCGCTTTGAACAAATTCAACTCGCGCCCGAGTACGTCAAGGAGGTCTCTACGCAGAATTTTGTCGAAGTTTATGACATCTTGCACCCTCTTCAGCCGCACGAGTCACCGCGCAACCTCCGCGTCAGCCCGTTTCACTCCCGCCAGAAGGAACTCGGCGCTTACTTCCTCGAGGCAGGGGGATGGGAGCGTCCGCAGTGGTTTGAAGCCAACGCGGCGCTTGTCAGGCAGCTGCCTGACAAGTGGAAGCCAAAGAAGCGTGATACCTGGTCAGCGAGGTACTACTCCGACATTGCTGCCGCAGAAGCCTGGAAGACACGGACAGCGGCTGCAATGTACGATCTCACGCCAATCCGCCGGCTGGAAGTTTCTGGACCCGGATCAGCCAAGCTTCTTCAACGGCTAACCACGAGCAATATCGACACAGCGCCGGGTAATGTCACCTTTACACTTCTCCTTGATGACGAAGGTGGTGTTCTCAGCGACATCTTTGTTGCCAGGCTTCGCGAAGACACATTCCAGCTTGCAGTCAATGGCCCCGTTGACTTTGCTTACTTGGAACGAGAGGCTCGTCTCCAAGTCAAGGCGTCGCCGGCCCAGTTCGTTCATGTCCGCGAAACCACCGGAGGTACGAGTGGCATTGGTCTCTGGGGACCCCGCGCCGCCGACATCATCACTGGTATCAGCTCAGACAACCTCAAAGACATGCCTCACTCGCAGGTTAAGACAGCAATCATTGCTGGTCTCCCGGTTACTGTCGTGAGCCTATCGTTTGTTGGTGAACCCGGCTGGGAGATTTACACCAGTGCAGAAAACGGCTTGCGTCTGTGGGATACTCTTTGGAAGGCTGGTCAGCCCCATGGAGTCATCGCCGCAGGTCGCAGCGCCTTTAGTGCCCTGCGCCTGGAAACTGGATTTAGGACGTATGGTGTCGATGTGACCACCGAGCACACTCCCTTTGAAGCCGGTCTTGATTTTGCCGTCGACTTCGGCAAGGAAGGGTACGTCGGTCATGACGCCATCAAGCGCCTTGCAAAAATCAAGGTCAACAAGCAACTCCGTTGTCTTACAATCAATGACGGGAGCTTCGTTGTTCTTGGTAAGGAGCCCGTGTTACTCGATGGGAAAGCAGTCGGGTACGTCACGAATGCCGCGTTTGGCTACACAATCGGGAAGCCCATTGCCTATACGTATCTGCCAAGCAGTGTGGAAGAGGGCGACGTCGTGGAGATTGAGTATTTTGGAAGGAGGATTGAGGCAACTGTGACGACGGAACCACTCTGTAAGGCACAAGTGAGTGAGCAGACGGCCATCCCATCACCAAAGCGGATCATTATGAAGTCGAGGTTGTAA